The region TCCAGCCTTGCAAAGGCATCCGAATAGAATGCTTAGTTGACGTGCACGTCAATCATTTTGACGGTGTCACAAGGCAAGAGTTGCTTATTTTTTTAACTTTTCTGGAGAGAGACAACATGAAAGTCCTGGTCGCCGTCAAGCGTGTAGTGGACTACAACGTGAAGATCCGAGTGAAGTCGGACAACACGGGTGTAGACACCGCCAACGTCAAAATGAGCATGAACCCGTTTGACGAAATCGCCATCGAAGAAGCCGTGCGCCTGAAGGAAAAAGGCGTGGCCACCGAGATCATCGCCGTCTCCTGCGGCGTCACCCAGTGCCAAGAAACCCTGCGCACCGCCATGGCCATCGGTGCCGACCGTGCCATCCTGGTGGAAAGTAACGAAGACCTGCAGCCCCTGGCGGTAGCCAAACTCCTCAAAGCCCTGGTTGACAAAGAACAACCCGGCCTGATCATCCTGGGCAAACAAGCCATTGACGACGACTGCAACCAGACCGGCCAAATGCTCGCCGCCCTGGCCGACTTGCCCCAAGCCACCTTTGCCAGCAAGGTCGAAGTGGTGGACGGCAAACTCATCGCCTCGCGCGAAGTCGATGGTGGCAGCGAAAAACTCAGCCTCAGCCTGCCGGCTGTGATCACCGCTGACCTGCGCCTGAACGAACCCCGCTACGTCACACTGCCCAACATCATGAAGGCCAAGAAAAAGCCGCTGGAAGTGGTCAAGCCTGAAGACCTGGGTGTGGATGTCGCCCCGCGCATCAAAACCCTCAAAGTCACCGAGCCGCCCAAGCGCAGTGCCGGCATCAAAGTGCCCGATGTGGCCACACTGGTTGCCAAGCTCAAGACCGAAGCCAAAGTCATCTGAGGAACACAAAATGACCAATCTCGTAATCGCCGAACACGACAACGCCAGCCTCAAGGCCGCCACCCTCAACACCGTGACCGCAGCCACCCAATGTGGTGGTGACGTGCATGTGCTGGTAGCTGGTCACAACGCCGCAGCCGCCGCAGCAGCAGCGGCCCAGATCGCCGGTGTCAGCAAAGTCCTGCACATCGAAGCCGACACCCTGGCCCACGGTCTGGCTGAGAACCTGACTGCCCAGATTGTTGCCCTGGCCTCCGGCTACAGCCATTTGCTGTTTGCTGCCACCCCAGCCGGTAAAAACGTTGCCCCACGCGTGGCGGCCAAACTCAATGTGGCACAAATCTCTGACATCTCCAAAGTCATCAGTGCTGACACCTTTGAGCGCCCGATCTACGCTGGCAACGCCATCGCTACAGTACAAAGCCTCGATGCCATCAAGGTCATCACCGTGCGGGGTACAGGTTTTGATGCTGCAGCGCAATCTGCACAAGCGCAAGCAGCTATTGAAACTGTAGCTGCCGTGGCAGTACCCGCAAGCACCACCTACCTGGGCAGCGAAATCGCCAAGAATGACCGCCCGGAACTGACCGAAGCCAAGATCATCGTCAGCGGTGGCCGTGCCATGGGCTCACAAGAGAAGTTTGCCGAAGTATTGACACCGCTGGCCGACAAGCTTGGTGCGGCCATTGGAGCCAGCCGTGCGGCGGTGGATGCAGGCTACGCTGCCAACGATTTGCAAGTGGGCCAGACCGGCAAGATTGTTGCGCCCCAGCTCTACATTGCAGCGGGCATCAGCGGTGCGATTCAGCACCTGGCCGGTATGAAAGACAGCAAGGTGATTGTGGCCATCAACAAAGACCCCGAAGCCCCGATCTTCAGCGTGGCGGACTATGGGCTGGAGGCTGATCTGTTTGTGGCTGTGCCTGAACTGGTGGCTGCCCTTTAAAAGCCAACTCCTGTGGGCATCCATCTGGATGCCCTTTTTTTTCGTCTGAGCACCAGCTCGACTGGTTTGAACATTTTTGGAGAAACGTCATGAGCTACAAAGCCCCCGTCAAAGACATGTTGTTCAACATGAAATACCTGGCCAACATTGACCAGATTGCCCAATTGCCTGGCATGGAAGATGCCGGTTTTGACACCGCCCAAGCCGTGCTGGAAGAGGCCGCCAAATTCAATGAAAACGTCCTTGGCCCCCTGAACTGGGAAGGTGACAAAAACCCCACCAGCTGGAAAGATGGTGTGGTTACGGCTACGCCCGGTTTCAAAGATGCTTTTAAACAATACACCGAAGCCGGTTGGCAAGGCCTGCAACACCCGGTGGACTTTGGCGGCCAGGGCCTGCCCAAAACCATTGGTTCTGCCGTGGGTGAAATGCAAAACTCGGCTAACTTGAGTTTTGCCCTGTGCCCATTACTGACCGACGGTGCGATTGAAGCCCTGCTGACCGCTGGCAGCGAAGAACTTAACGCCACCTATCTGGAAAAACTGGTCAGTGGCCAATGGACTGGCACCATGAACCTGACCGAACCGCAGGCTGGCAGTGACCTGGCGGCGGTGCGCACCAAGGCCGAACCCCAGCCCGATGGCACGTACAAGATTGCCGGCACCAAAATCTTCATCACCTGGGGTGAGCATGACATGGCCGAGAACATCATCCACCTGGTGTTGGCCCGCGTCAACGGTGCCCCCGAAGGCGTGAAAGGCATCAGCCTGTTTGTGGTGCCCAAGTTCATGGTCAATGCCGACGGCTCACTGGGTGCGCGCAATGATGTGCAGTGCGTCAGCATCGAACACAAGATGGGCATCAAGGCCAGCCCCACCGCAGTGCTGCAATTCGGTGACCACGGTGGCGCGGTCGGTTACCTGGTTGGCCAGGAAAACCGGGGTCTGGAATACATGTTCATCATGATGAACGCCGCCCGTTACGGTGTGGGTGTACAAGGCATTGCGATTGCGGAGCGGGCTTACCAGAAGGCCGTGGAATTCTCCAAAGAGCGTATTCAAAGCCGCCCGGTCGATGGCTCGCTGCCCGCCGCAGGCCCGATCATTCACCACCCGGATGTGAAACGTATGCTGATGACCATGCGTGCCTACACCGAAGGCTGCCGGGCGCTGTCCAGCGTGGCCGCTGCCGCCTATGACGCAGCCCACCACCACGAAGATGCTGAAACCCGCAAGCAAAACCAGAGCTTCTACGAGTTCATGGTGCCGCTGATCAAGGGCTACAGCACCGAGATGAGCCTGGAAGTCACCAGCCTGGGTGTGCAGGTACACGGCGGCATGGGCTTCATCGAAGAAACCGGTTGCGCCCAGTATTACCGCGATGCCAAGATTTTGACCATCTACGAAGGCACCACCGCCATCCAAGCCAACGACCTGGTGGGTCGCAAGACCAGCCGCGATGGTGGTCAAACTGCCAAGGCGCTGGCCGGTCAAATTGAAGCCTGCGAAGCCGATTTGTTGCAAAGTGGCAGTGCGGACGCCGCTGCCATGGCACGCCGCCTGAAAGCGGCCCGCCTGGCTTTCATTGACGTGGTGGACTTTGTGGCGGGCAACACCAAGGCACATCCGAACGATGTGTTTGCGGGCAGCGTGCCTTACCTGATGCTCACCGGCAATCTGATGGCTGGTTGGCAATTGGCACGGGCTTTGTTGGTGGCACAGGAGCAAGTAGCCAAGGGTGAGGATGTGGCTTTTATGCAGGCCAAGATCATCACCGCACGCTTCTATGCGGATCATTTGTTGACCAAAGTGCCGGGCTTGCGTGACAGCATTGTGGAAGGTGCGGCCTGTGTCACGGCTTTGGCGCTGGAGGCGTTCTGATCCCCGACGTATTCGGCTGTATGGCAGGTTTCTGCCAGTTTGGTGCTAACCTTTGCGGCTAGCTGTCTTTTTGCTATTGATTACATAGCCTCCTGCGCTTGATTAAAAAGCGCTGGAGGCTATTTTGTTTGAAGATTGTTGGTGCCGACTCCGAACGGACTTGGATGCATGGATGGCCGCCAACCTCTGCCATTTTCAATCAGGCTTTTCCAGGAGTTCTCACCATGACCTTGCTCCATATCTCCAGCCAGTTTGATGCCGGTGCCATTGATGTGGTGAGTCTGCTAGACCCGCAAGACATTCAGCTCAACATCCGCCACGACAACGCCAGCGATTTTGCCCAGTGGTTTTACTTCTGCTTGCACGGGGCGGCTGGTGTGCCGGTGCGCCTGCGGTTTTTGAATGCGGGCCAAAGTGCCTATCCCAAGGGTTGGGATGGCTACCGGATAGCCTGCAGCTACGACCACCAGAATTGGTTTCGCA is a window of Rhodoferax lithotrophicus DNA encoding:
- a CDS encoding electron transfer flavoprotein subunit beta/FixA family protein, translating into MKVLVAVKRVVDYNVKIRVKSDNTGVDTANVKMSMNPFDEIAIEEAVRLKEKGVATEIIAVSCGVTQCQETLRTAMAIGADRAILVESNEDLQPLAVAKLLKALVDKEQPGLIILGKQAIDDDCNQTGQMLAALADLPQATFASKVEVVDGKLIASREVDGGSEKLSLSLPAVITADLRLNEPRYVTLPNIMKAKKKPLEVVKPEDLGVDVAPRIKTLKVTEPPKRSAGIKVPDVATLVAKLKTEAKVI
- a CDS encoding electron transfer flavoprotein subunit alpha/FixB family protein produces the protein MTNLVIAEHDNASLKAATLNTVTAATQCGGDVHVLVAGHNAAAAAAAAAQIAGVSKVLHIEADTLAHGLAENLTAQIVALASGYSHLLFAATPAGKNVAPRVAAKLNVAQISDISKVISADTFERPIYAGNAIATVQSLDAIKVITVRGTGFDAAAQSAQAQAAIETVAAVAVPASTTYLGSEIAKNDRPELTEAKIIVSGGRAMGSQEKFAEVLTPLADKLGAAIGASRAAVDAGYAANDLQVGQTGKIVAPQLYIAAGISGAIQHLAGMKDSKVIVAINKDPEAPIFSVADYGLEADLFVAVPELVAAL
- a CDS encoding acyl-CoA dehydrogenase; translated protein: MSYKAPVKDMLFNMKYLANIDQIAQLPGMEDAGFDTAQAVLEEAAKFNENVLGPLNWEGDKNPTSWKDGVVTATPGFKDAFKQYTEAGWQGLQHPVDFGGQGLPKTIGSAVGEMQNSANLSFALCPLLTDGAIEALLTAGSEELNATYLEKLVSGQWTGTMNLTEPQAGSDLAAVRTKAEPQPDGTYKIAGTKIFITWGEHDMAENIIHLVLARVNGAPEGVKGISLFVVPKFMVNADGSLGARNDVQCVSIEHKMGIKASPTAVLQFGDHGGAVGYLVGQENRGLEYMFIMMNAARYGVGVQGIAIAERAYQKAVEFSKERIQSRPVDGSLPAAGPIIHHPDVKRMLMTMRAYTEGCRALSSVAAAAYDAAHHHEDAETRKQNQSFYEFMVPLIKGYSTEMSLEVTSLGVQVHGGMGFIEETGCAQYYRDAKILTIYEGTTAIQANDLVGRKTSRDGGQTAKALAGQIEACEADLLQSGSADAAAMARRLKAARLAFIDVVDFVAGNTKAHPNDVFAGSVPYLMLTGNLMAGWQLARALLVAQEQVAKGEDVAFMQAKIITARFYADHLLTKVPGLRDSIVEGAACVTALALEAF